From a single Pseudomonas serboccidentalis genomic region:
- a CDS encoding MFS transporter: protein MSVQQLPPQSSMAITLQIVSIVFYTFVAFLCIGLPIAVLPGYVHEQLGFSAIIAGLVIGSQYLATLLSRPMAGRMSDTMGTKRAIVYGLSGIVLSGLLTLMSTLLQDFALASLLILIVGRLLLGVAQGLIGVGTISWCMGQLGVEHTARSIGWNGIASYGAIAIGAPLGVVMVADYGFASLGIALSVLAAGALVLIRNKPSVPVVRGERLPFWAVFGRIAPFGASLSLASIGYGTLTTFITLYYLNRGWSGAAYCLTVFGACFILSRLLFISTISRFGGFNSAIACMTIETVGLILLWLAPSTAVALIGAGLAGFGLSLVYPALGVEAIKQVPNSSRGSGLGAYAVFFDLALAIAGPLMGAVALNLGYSWIFFSAALLSVIGLGLTLLLKRRALS, encoded by the coding sequence ATGTCTGTGCAGCAACTGCCCCCGCAAAGCTCCATGGCGATCACCCTGCAGATCGTTTCCATCGTGTTCTACACCTTTGTCGCCTTCCTGTGCATCGGTCTGCCGATTGCGGTGTTGCCCGGCTATGTTCACGAACAACTGGGGTTCAGCGCGATCATCGCGGGCCTGGTCATCGGTTCACAGTACCTGGCCACCCTGCTCAGTCGGCCCATGGCCGGGCGGATGTCGGACACCATGGGCACCAAACGGGCGATTGTTTACGGGTTGTCGGGGATTGTGCTCAGCGGACTGCTGACGCTGATGTCGACGTTGCTGCAGGATTTTGCGCTGGCAAGTCTGTTGATTCTGATCGTTGGCCGGCTGTTGCTCGGCGTCGCACAAGGCCTGATCGGGGTCGGCACCATCAGTTGGTGCATGGGCCAGCTCGGCGTCGAGCACACGGCTAGGTCGATCGGCTGGAACGGCATCGCCTCCTACGGCGCGATTGCGATTGGCGCGCCACTGGGCGTGGTGATGGTCGCCGACTACGGTTTTGCCAGCCTGGGCATCGCCCTGTCGGTATTGGCGGCAGGCGCCTTGGTGTTGATCCGCAATAAACCCTCGGTGCCAGTGGTACGCGGCGAACGCCTGCCGTTCTGGGCGGTGTTCGGGCGCATTGCACCGTTTGGCGCCAGCTTGAGCCTGGCGTCCATCGGTTACGGCACGCTGACCACCTTCATCACCCTCTATTACCTCAATCGGGGCTGGAGCGGCGCCGCGTACTGCCTGACGGTTTTTGGCGCGTGTTTCATCCTGTCACGACTGCTGTTCATTTCAACCATCAGCCGCTTTGGCGGTTTCAATTCGGCGATTGCCTGCATGACCATTGAAACCGTCGGGCTGATTCTGCTGTGGCTGGCGCCGTCCACCGCAGTCGCGCTGATCGGTGCCGGGCTGGCGGGTTTTGGCTTGTCGCTGGTGTATCCGGCGCTGGGGGTCGAGGCGATCAAACAGGTGCCCAATTCCAGCCGGGGTTCAGGGTTGGGAGCGTACGCAGTGTTCTTCGATCTGGCCCTGGCGATTGCCGGGCCGTTGATGGGCGCGGTGGCGCTGAACCTGGGGTATTCGTGGATTTTCTTCAGTGCGGCGCTGTTGTCGGTGATCGGGCTGGGGTTGACCTTGCTGCTCAAGCGCAGGGCGTTGAGCTGA
- a CDS encoding alpha/beta hydrolase family protein, producing the protein MMRLCATLLICLLGSLGSVHAAPGRHPVWSVGYHEMTFLDPLDLQPMRAIAFYPSSDREHTSLLEGYSVEAGADTKVAIGRFPMLMLSHGNTGTPIALHDLATSLARKGFVVVAVIHPGDNSKDHSRLGTLSNLYGRPIQISEAITATLGDPMLSPFVNADQVGVIGYSAGGETALILSGAQPDLDRLRRYCQERPDDRDACNTQGELIVDRDDLQPVADPRVHALLLMAPLSLKFGRHTLADVHVPVLLYSGDGDKLVAFDKNAAALARKLPTAPDFKLLAGAGHFVFMAPCNEEQIRAMPALCTDADGVDREDIHRNMISEAGQFFSRTLGRPSRAGMQTADQ; encoded by the coding sequence ATGATGCGTCTTTGTGCAACGTTACTGATTTGCCTGCTTGGCAGCCTCGGTTCAGTGCATGCCGCGCCCGGGCGACACCCTGTCTGGAGTGTCGGTTACCACGAGATGACCTTCCTCGATCCGCTGGATCTGCAACCGATGCGCGCCATCGCCTTCTATCCCTCCAGCGACCGCGAACACACCAGTTTGCTTGAGGGCTACAGCGTCGAGGCCGGCGCCGACACCAAAGTCGCCATCGGCCGCTTTCCAATGCTGATGCTGTCCCACGGCAACACCGGCACGCCCATCGCCCTGCATGACCTCGCCACCTCGCTGGCACGCAAGGGCTTTGTGGTGGTGGCGGTGATTCATCCCGGCGACAACTCCAAGGATCACAGCCGGCTCGGCACCCTGAGCAATCTGTATGGGCGGCCGATCCAGATTTCCGAAGCGATCACCGCCACCCTCGGCGACCCGATGCTCTCGCCGTTCGTCAACGCCGATCAGGTCGGGGTGATTGGTTATTCGGCGGGTGGCGAAACCGCATTGATTCTCTCGGGCGCGCAGCCGGATCTGGATCGTCTGCGCCGTTACTGCCAGGAACGCCCGGATGACCGCGATGCCTGCAATACCCAGGGCGAACTGATCGTCGATCGCGATGACTTGCAGCCAGTGGCTGATCCGCGCGTGCACGCGCTGCTGCTGATGGCGCCACTGAGCCTGAAGTTCGGTCGTCACACCTTGGCAGACGTGCATGTGCCGGTGCTGCTGTACAGCGGCGACGGCGACAAACTGGTGGCCTTCGACAAGAACGCCGCCGCCCTGGCGCGCAAACTGCCGACCGCCCCGGACTTCAAATTGCTCGCCGGGGCAGGGCACTTCGTGTTCATGGCGCCGTGCAACGAAGAGCAGATCCGCGCCATGCCGGCGCTGTGCACCGACGCCGACGGCGTGGACCGCGAAGACATCCACCGCAACATGATCTCCGAAGCCGGCCAGTTTTTCTCGCGTACGCTGGGCCGGCCGAGCCGGGCGGGGATGCAAACCGCAGATCAATAA
- a CDS encoding ABC-F family ATPase codes for MISTANITMQFGAKPLFENVSVKFGAGNRYGLIGANGCGKSTFMKILGGDLDPSGGQVMLEPNVRLGKLRQDQFAYEEFTVIDTVIMGHEELWKVKAERDRIYSLAEMSEEDGMAVAELETEFAEMDGYTAESRAGELLLGLGIPLEQHFGPMSEVSPGWKLRVLLAQALFSDPEVLLLDEPTNHLDINTIRWLENVLTQRNSLMIIISHDRHFLNSVCTHMADLDYGELRLFPGNYDEYMTVATQSREQLLSDNAKKKAQISELQSFVSRFSANASKAKQATSRAKAIDKIQLAEVKPSSRVSPFIRFEQNKKLHRQAVMVEKMAKGFDGKPLFKDFSFQVEAGERVAIIGPNGIGKTTLLRTLVNELTPDAGSVKWTDAAELGYYAQDHAHDFEDDVTLFDWMGQWTQGEQMIRGTLGRMLFSNDEILKSVKVISGGEQGRMLFGKLILQKPNVLIMDEPTNHLDMESIEALNLALENYPGTLIFVSHDREFVSSLATRIIELSANGVTDFSGTYDDYLRSQGVVF; via the coding sequence TTGATCTCCACAGCTAATATCACGATGCAGTTCGGCGCCAAGCCGCTCTTCGAAAACGTTTCGGTCAAATTTGGCGCGGGCAACCGCTATGGCCTGATCGGCGCCAACGGTTGCGGCAAGTCGACCTTCATGAAAATCCTCGGCGGCGATCTTGATCCGTCCGGCGGCCAGGTCATGCTCGAGCCGAACGTGCGTCTGGGTAAATTGCGCCAGGACCAGTTCGCCTACGAAGAATTCACCGTGATCGACACCGTGATCATGGGTCACGAAGAGCTGTGGAAGGTCAAGGCAGAACGCGACCGTATCTACTCGCTGGCGGAAATGTCGGAAGAAGACGGCATGGCCGTGGCCGAGCTGGAAACCGAATTCGCCGAAATGGACGGCTACACCGCCGAATCCCGTGCAGGCGAGCTGTTGTTGGGTTTGGGCATTCCGCTGGAACAGCATTTCGGCCCGATGAGTGAAGTTTCCCCAGGCTGGAAGCTGCGCGTATTGCTGGCTCAGGCCCTGTTCTCCGATCCGGAAGTGCTGTTGCTCGACGAACCGACCAACCACCTGGACATCAACACCATTCGCTGGCTGGAAAACGTTCTGACCCAGCGTAACAGCCTGATGATCATCATCTCTCACGACCGTCACTTCCTGAACAGCGTGTGCACGCACATGGCTGACCTGGATTACGGCGAGCTGCGCCTGTTCCCGGGCAACTACGACGAGTACATGACCGTGGCGACCCAGTCCCGCGAGCAACTGCTGTCGGACAACGCCAAGAAGAAAGCCCAGATTTCCGAGCTGCAATCGTTCGTCAGCCGCTTCTCGGCCAACGCCTCGAAAGCCAAGCAGGCCACTTCCCGCGCCAAGGCGATCGACAAGATCCAACTGGCCGAGGTCAAGCCTTCCAGCCGCGTGAGCCCGTTCATCCGTTTCGAGCAGAACAAAAAGCTGCACCGCCAGGCGGTCATGGTCGAAAAGATGGCGAAAGGTTTCGACGGCAAGCCGCTGTTCAAAGACTTCAGCTTCCAGGTTGAAGCCGGCGAGCGCGTAGCGATCATCGGCCCGAACGGTATCGGCAAGACCACCCTGCTGCGCACCCTGGTCAACGAACTGACCCCGGATGCCGGTAGCGTCAAGTGGACCGACGCCGCGGAACTGGGCTACTACGCTCAGGACCACGCCCACGACTTCGAAGACGATGTCACGCTGTTCGACTGGATGGGTCAGTGGACTCAGGGCGAGCAGATGATTCGCGGTACTTTGGGCCGCATGCTGTTCTCCAACGATGAGATCCTCAAGTCGGTCAAGGTGATTTCCGGTGGTGAGCAAGGTCGCATGCTGTTCGGCAAGCTGATCCTGCAAAAGCCGAACGTGCTGATCATGGACGAACCGACCAACCACCTGGACATGGAATCGATCGAGGCGCTGAACCTGGCGCTGGAAAACTACCCGGGCACGCTGATTTTCGTCAGCCACGACCGTGAGTTCGTATCGTCCCTGGCCACGCGCATCATCGAGCTGAGCGCCAATGGCGTGACTGACTTCAGCGGCACTTACGATGACTACCTGCGTAGTCAGGGTGTGGTGTTCTAA
- a CDS encoding anti-virulence regulator CigR family protein, whose product MLKTRLVVASVTCLALAVSSVAALADPGNGNGNGKGNGKGGPQHSQSHGNQGGKNKGSGSGNWDHAPVIDRGGVLGVLNGYRDYWSPGPALPPGIQKNLARGKPLPPGIAKKLDGRLAGQLPHYDGYEWQQAGTDLILVAIASGLIYEVLNGAFD is encoded by the coding sequence ATGCTTAAAACACGTTTGGTTGTTGCGTCTGTTACTTGCCTGGCTTTGGCTGTGAGTTCGGTGGCGGCACTGGCTGACCCGGGAAATGGCAATGGCAATGGCAAAGGAAATGGAAAGGGCGGGCCACAGCACAGTCAGAGCCACGGCAACCAGGGTGGCAAGAACAAAGGGTCTGGCTCGGGTAATTGGGATCACGCACCGGTTATTGATCGCGGTGGCGTCTTAGGCGTACTCAATGGCTACAGAGACTACTGGAGCCCAGGCCCCGCGCTGCCGCCCGGCATTCAGAAAAATCTGGCACGAGGAAAGCCTCTTCCGCCGGGTATCGCCAAAAAACTGGATGGTCGACTGGCTGGGCAATTGCCTCACTACGACGGGTATGAGTGGCAGCAGGCGGGTACAGACTTGATATTGGTGGCTATCGCGAGCGGGCTCATCTACGAAGTTCTGAATGGCGCTTTCGATTAG